From a region of the Thiorhodovibrio winogradskyi genome:
- a CDS encoding NHLP bacteriocin system secretion protein, translated as MGQEIFRKSALERLSSPEQLDRLVTVVSPKNWLALLTITLLLAAVVAWGILGALPTLVKGNGILISSGGQITTIQAPAAGTLTEILVDLGQEIEAGQVLARLSQTDAMQRLRSAQGLLEERERALAQLQAQFEDELRLKRANMMLRRAALQDQIDAGAKRGDFLRERLANQESMQKRGLASRDEIETTRDELNQVDEKVAQVRTQMATIEAEELDLLATQANERRRAEEAIHDAERQIRELEASLAEATVVTASARGILAEIKVNPGARVAEGQSLFALQSGGQSLELILYIPPQDGKRVKPGMSAQISPATVKQEEFGTIKGAVDWVSDFPASMDGMRAVLGSNELAQTFAPAGPPYVARVALEQDPVSVSGYRWTSRKGANLPLSAGTLCSAEITIERRAPITLVIPLLRELSGIY; from the coding sequence ATGGGACAAGAGATTTTCCGCAAATCGGCGCTTGAGCGCCTGTCTTCTCCTGAACAGCTCGATCGCTTGGTCACTGTGGTCAGCCCGAAAAACTGGCTGGCACTGCTGACCATCACCCTGCTGCTGGCGGCGGTGGTGGCCTGGGGCATCCTCGGGGCCCTGCCCACGCTGGTGAAGGGCAACGGCATTCTGATCAGCAGCGGCGGGCAGATCACCACCATTCAAGCCCCGGCGGCGGGCACCCTGACCGAGATCCTGGTCGACTTGGGCCAGGAGATCGAGGCGGGGCAAGTTCTGGCGCGCCTGTCGCAAACCGATGCCATGCAACGCCTGCGCAGCGCCCAGGGGTTGCTGGAGGAACGTGAGCGCGCCCTCGCGCAATTGCAGGCGCAGTTCGAGGACGAACTCAGGCTCAAGCGCGCCAACATGATGCTGCGCCGCGCGGCCTTGCAGGATCAGATCGACGCCGGGGCCAAGCGCGGCGACTTCCTGCGCGAGCGCCTCGCCAACCAAGAATCCATGCAAAAGCGCGGGCTGGCTTCGCGCGATGAGATAGAAACCACGCGCGATGAGCTCAATCAGGTGGACGAAAAGGTCGCCCAGGTGCGCACCCAGATGGCCACCATTGAGGCCGAGGAACTCGATTTGCTCGCGACCCAGGCCAATGAGCGCCGCCGCGCCGAGGAGGCCATCCATGACGCCGAACGCCAGATTCGGGAACTGGAGGCCAGTCTGGCCGAGGCCACGGTGGTGACCGCGTCCGCGCGCGGCATCCTGGCGGAGATCAAGGTCAATCCGGGCGCCCGGGTCGCGGAAGGCCAGTCGTTGTTCGCCCTGCAATCCGGTGGTCAGTCGCTCGAACTCATCCTCTATATCCCTCCGCAAGATGGCAAAAGGGTCAAGCCCGGCATGTCGGCGCAAATCTCCCCCGCCACGGTGAAACAGGAGGAATTCGGCACCATCAAGGGCGCGGTCGACTGGGTCTCGGACTTTCCCGCCTCCATGGACGGCATGCGCGCCGTGCTTGGCAGCAATGAACTCGCCCAGACCTTCGCGCCAGCCGGGCCGCCCTATGTGGCGCGGGTGGCGCTTGAGCAAGACCCCGTGAGCGTCAGCGGTTATCGCTGGACCTCGCGCAAGGGCGCCAATCTGCCGCTGTCGGCGGGCACCCTGTGCAGCGCCGAGATCACCATCGAGAGACGCGCGCCCATCACCCTGGTGATTCCGCTGCTGCGCGAACTCAGTGGCATTTACTGA
- a CDS encoding radical SAM/SPASM domain-containing protein, with product MYAIISPRFALRGWHGLPFGLEDRANGINSPLDAASFQALSLCDGKTPIAFPLVSSSLIERVHRLIDAGVAQACDPGAKLAGEQAYRQTQARFIDLVHWSITGKCNLRCRHCYMEAPRAKYGELSTEQCLHIVDQLHQANVSRVAITGGEPLIRADFWRIVDALREKGIILAELFTNGVLLTDSTLAALRKRALSPTLVLSFDGLGTHDWVRGVAAVEEKVIEAIPRAVKAGFRVSIETAVYKGNLNRLMPTYALLKGLGISAWKVAGMMNTGGWRREGRHLTAPRTALYAAYLDLAARHRRDGAPFTLALGGLYYGAKGGSLWMSPFNKLSGQPDAVSQAVCLSCRIRPAIMADGRLLPCIPMTDTGVEREMPRLSETTLSQALRDSAYFDRIDTRVEQLFSRNRQCRACAHRLKCGGGCRASALAAGHGDYFGADPDACFFFKNGYDEKLARKLNAKPASALEITQARTRADRTQAARMAVG from the coding sequence ATGTATGCGATCATCTCTCCCCGCTTTGCGCTAAGAGGCTGGCACGGGCTACCTTTTGGGCTCGAGGATCGCGCGAACGGAATCAATTCGCCCCTTGATGCCGCGAGCTTTCAGGCGCTGTCCCTGTGCGACGGCAAGACACCCATCGCCTTTCCGCTGGTTTCCTCATCCTTGATCGAGCGGGTTCATCGGCTGATTGACGCGGGCGTTGCCCAAGCCTGCGATCCTGGCGCCAAGCTGGCCGGGGAACAAGCGTATCGCCAGACGCAAGCGCGCTTTATCGATTTGGTGCACTGGTCCATCACCGGCAAATGCAACCTACGCTGCCGCCACTGTTATATGGAAGCGCCGCGGGCCAAATACGGCGAGCTGTCCACCGAGCAATGCCTGCATATTGTCGATCAGCTCCATCAGGCCAATGTCAGCCGGGTGGCCATCACCGGCGGCGAGCCGCTCATCAGAGCGGACTTCTGGCGGATTGTTGATGCACTGCGGGAAAAAGGGATCATACTGGCAGAACTTTTTACCAATGGTGTTCTGCTGACTGACAGCACCCTCGCCGCGTTGCGCAAGCGCGCGCTGAGCCCGACCCTGGTTCTCAGCTTCGACGGCCTGGGCACCCATGATTGGGTCAGGGGGGTCGCGGCGGTCGAGGAGAAAGTCATCGAAGCCATTCCCCGCGCGGTCAAGGCTGGTTTTCGCGTGAGCATTGAGACGGCGGTCTACAAAGGGAACCTCAACCGGCTAATGCCCACATACGCGCTTCTCAAGGGGCTCGGTATCAGCGCCTGGAAGGTCGCGGGGATGATGAATACCGGTGGCTGGAGACGCGAGGGGCGCCATCTGACTGCCCCCCGCACCGCGCTCTACGCTGCCTACCTGGACTTGGCCGCCCGTCATCGGCGCGACGGGGCGCCCTTCACGCTGGCGCTTGGCGGGCTCTATTATGGCGCCAAGGGCGGCTCGCTGTGGATGAGTCCGTTCAACAAGCTCTCGGGGCAGCCGGACGCTGTCAGCCAGGCAGTTTGTCTCAGTTGCCGCATCCGTCCCGCTATCATGGCCGATGGCAGACTCTTGCCCTGCATTCCGATGACGGACACGGGGGTCGAACGCGAGATGCCGAGGCTGAGCGAGACGACTTTGTCACAGGCCTTGCGCGACTCGGCCTATTTCGACCGCATCGACACCCGGGTGGAGCAACTGTTTTCCAGGAATCGCCAGTGTCGCGCCTGCGCGCACCGGCTAAAATGCGGCGGTGGTTGCCGCGCCTCCGCGCTCGCCGCCGGTCATGGCGATTACTTCGGGGCTGATCCGGATGCCTGCTTCTTCTTTAAAAACGGCTATGACGAAAAGCTCGCACGCAAGCTAAACGCCAAGCCGGCTTCCGCGCTGGAGATTACCCAGGCGCGGACACGGGCAGATCGGACGCAAGCGGCGCGGATGGCGGTGGGATGA
- a CDS encoding Nif11-like leader peptide family RiPP precursor, whose translation MSNAAAKEFFDYIGADQARMREISTKSPEQLVSYAKDNGFDVTLESLKSSVQEIQSASPSTQALEDTELEKVAGGVGENAVVGIIGAVGIVGQILFPGTPPAWRDPLYEPLPGDIIRTL comes from the coding sequence ATGTCAAACGCCGCAGCTAAAGAGTTCTTCGACTATATTGGCGCTGATCAAGCCCGCATGCGCGAAATTTCCACCAAGAGTCCCGAGCAGTTAGTTTCCTACGCCAAGGATAACGGCTTTGATGTCACCCTGGAGAGCCTGAAATCCAGTGTTCAGGAAATCCAATCCGCATCACCATCAACGCAGGCACTTGAGGATACCGAATTGGAAAAGGTCGCCGGAGGTGTTGGTGAGAATGCCGTCGTTGGGATTATTGGCGCGGTAGGAATCGTTGGCCAAATCCTCTTCCCAGGCACCCCCCCGGCCTGGCGAGACCCCTTGTACGAGCCTTTGCCGGGAGACATCATCCGAACACTCTAG
- a CDS encoding GIY-YIG nuclease family protein yields the protein MDVERRIAGAKLDPTFLMADVEIIATYELYNINRAKLEHLIHRIFAPARLEIEIKDRFGNPVVPREWFLVPLHAIQDAVTKIQDGSIVKYRFDPKSAKLLEQ from the coding sequence ATGGACGTCGAGCGGCGCATCGCCGGCGCGAAGTTGGACCCGACCTTCCTCATGGCCGATGTCGAGATCATCGCCACCTACGAGCTTTACAACATCAACCGCGCCAAGCTTGAGCACTTGATTCACCGAATTTTCGCCCCCGCGCGCCTGGAAATCGAGATCAAGGATCGCTTCGGAAATCCGGTGGTACCACGCGAGTGGTTCCTTGTGCCGCTCCATGCGATCCAGGACGCAGTCACGAAGATTCAGGACGGGAGCATTGTCAAGTATCGCTTCGATCCGAAAAGCGCGAAGCTTCTCGAACAGTGA
- a CDS encoding DEAD/DEAH box helicase: MTQSVPSVSVTYARNGRSTRANELGMRPMQERAYAKRGEQYLLIKSPPASGKSRALMFIALDKLHHQGLKQAIIVVPERSIGASFNDEPLSQFGFFADWQVPPRWNLCNAPGEDGGKVKSVQAFLASSDRILVCTHATFRFAVDQVGVDTFDDRLIAVDEFHHVSANPDNKLGAHLGQFIARDRVHLVAMTGSYFRGDAEAVLAPQDEAKFDTVTFTYYEQLNGYQYLKQLDIGYYFYTGSYAESILKVLNPHEKTIIHIPSVNSRESTKDKIREVEHIIEELGDWQGRDPKTGFQLVLRPDGRLLRIADLVEDDPRKREPVSAALKDPSQKNNRDHVDIIIALGMAKEGFDWIWCEHALTVGYRASLTEVVQIIGRATRDAPCKTRARFTNLIAEPDAAEQAVIEAVNDTLKAIAASLLMEQVLAPRFNFTPKTPTSGPQAGFDYGAGGYDPNKENIGVNEDSGEFHVEIKGLAEPKTKEAERVCREDLNELVAAFVQDRPSIERGLFDEELVPEELTQVRMGKIIQEKYPELAAGDREAVRQHAIAALNLTQKAKERVAGTALTDEPAPSERPNTAFIQGVRQFVTDSQNRRHRHGRRAAHRRREVGPDLPHGRCRDHRHLRALQHQPRQA, translated from the coding sequence ATGACCCAATCCGTCCCGTCCGTCTCCGTCACCTATGCTCGCAATGGCCGCTCCACCCGCGCCAATGAACTCGGCATGCGCCCGATGCAGGAGCGCGCCTATGCCAAGCGCGGCGAGCAATATCTGCTGATCAAATCCCCGCCGGCTTCGGGCAAGAGTCGGGCGCTGATGTTTATCGCCCTCGATAAGCTCCACCACCAGGGGCTGAAGCAGGCCATCATCGTGGTGCCGGAGCGCTCTATCGGCGCCAGTTTCAACGACGAACCGCTGTCGCAATTCGGCTTCTTCGCCGACTGGCAGGTGCCGCCGAGGTGGAATCTCTGCAATGCCCCCGGCGAGGACGGCGGCAAGGTCAAATCGGTGCAGGCGTTCCTGGCCAGCAGCGACCGGATTTTGGTCTGCACCCACGCCACCTTTCGCTTCGCGGTCGATCAGGTCGGGGTCGACACCTTCGATGACCGGCTGATCGCGGTCGATGAGTTCCACCACGTCTCGGCCAACCCGGACAACAAACTCGGCGCCCATCTCGGCCAGTTCATCGCCCGCGACCGGGTGCATCTCGTCGCCATGACCGGCTCTTACTTTCGCGGCGACGCCGAGGCGGTGCTCGCCCCCCAAGACGAGGCCAAGTTCGACACCGTCACCTTTACCTACTACGAGCAGCTCAACGGCTACCAGTATCTGAAGCAGCTCGACATCGGCTATTACTTCTACACCGGTTCCTATGCCGAGAGCATCCTCAAGGTGCTGAATCCGCACGAGAAGACCATCATCCATATCCCCAGCGTCAACTCCCGCGAGAGCACCAAGGACAAGATTCGCGAAGTCGAACACATCATCGAGGAACTCGGCGACTGGCAGGGCCGGGACCCCAAGACCGGCTTTCAGCTGGTCTTGCGCCCCGACGGCCGGTTGCTGCGCATCGCCGATCTGGTCGAGGATGACCCGCGCAAGCGCGAGCCGGTGTCCGCCGCGCTGAAAGACCCGAGCCAGAAGAACAACCGCGACCATGTCGATATCATCATCGCGCTGGGCATGGCCAAGGAGGGCTTCGACTGGATCTGGTGCGAGCACGCGCTCACCGTCGGCTATCGCGCCAGTCTGACCGAAGTGGTGCAGATCATCGGCCGCGCCACCCGCGACGCACCGTGCAAAACCCGCGCGCGCTTCACCAACCTGATCGCCGAGCCCGATGCCGCCGAGCAGGCCGTGATCGAGGCGGTCAACGACACCCTGAAAGCCATCGCCGCCAGCCTGCTGATGGAGCAAGTGCTGGCGCCGCGCTTCAACTTCACGCCCAAGACACCAACCAGCGGCCCGCAAGCCGGCTTCGACTATGGCGCGGGCGGCTATGATCCAAACAAAGAAAACATCGGCGTCAACGAGGACAGCGGTGAATTCCATGTCGAGATCAAAGGGCTGGCTGAACCTAAGACAAAAGAAGCCGAGCGCGTCTGCCGCGAAGACTTAAACGAGCTGGTCGCTGCCTTTGTTCAGGACCGGCCCAGCATTGAACGCGGCCTGTTCGACGAGGAACTGGTCCCCGAGGAACTGACCCAGGTGCGCATGGGCAAGATCATTCAGGAGAAATACCCGGAGCTGGCAGCCGGGGACCGCGAGGCCGTGCGCCAACACGCCATCGCCGCGCTCAATCTGACCCAAAAGGCCAAGGAAAGGGTGGCGGGAACAGCACTCACCGACGAGCCAGCGCCGAGCGAACGTCCCAACACCGCCTTCATCCAGGGTGTGCGCCAGTTCGTCACCGATTCACAAAATCGGCGTCACCGGCATGGACGTCGAGCGGCGCATCGCCGGCGCGAAGTTGGACCCGACCTTCCTCATGGCCGATGTCGAGATCATCGCCACCTACGAGCTTTACAACATCAACCGCGCCAAGCTTGA
- a CDS encoding Uma2 family endonuclease: MMNPAQQQKLPVADYLRGEDGAECRHEYIDGEVYVMTGASRAHGLILGNLHARVHERARGKKCQLFINDMKVRLQIAGQDIFYYPDLLLTCDPNDRETYYCTAPCLIIEVLSDSTERIDRREKLLAYQTIPSLQAYWLVAQNQRRVEIYRRRDQWRPDIFTSGEVALDCLDGTLSMDAIYEDVIDDHGH, from the coding sequence ATGATGAATCCTGCACAACAGCAAAAACTTCCAGTCGCCGACTACCTCCGTGGTGAAGACGGCGCCGAATGCCGACACGAATACATCGATGGCGAGGTTTACGTTATGACCGGCGCGAGTCGCGCCCATGGCCTCATTCTCGGCAATCTGCATGCCAGGGTGCATGAGCGCGCACGCGGCAAAAAATGCCAACTCTTCATCAATGACATGAAAGTGCGCCTGCAAATCGCCGGACAGGACATTTTCTACTATCCCGACCTGCTGCTGACCTGCGATCCCAACGACCGCGAAACCTACTATTGCACCGCACCCTGCCTGATCATCGAAGTGCTGTCAGACTCGACCGAGCGCATCGACCGGCGCGAAAAACTGCTGGCTTATCAAACCATCCCCAGCCTGCAAGCCTATTGGCTGGTAGCACAAAACCAGCGGCGCGTGGAAATCTATCGCCGACGCGACCAATGGCGCCCGGACATCTTCACCAGCGGCGAGGTGGCCTTGGATTGTCTTGATGGGACGCTCTCGATGGATGCGATTTATGAGGATGTGATTGATGACCACGGCCATTGA
- a CDS encoding PIN domain-containing protein: MPARLFVDTNIWLYALVADDGNLKHRLAAEFVLGLTRPLVNSQVIREASSNLLKKAGIEEPRLRAIVGDWYRDCEIHPSNATQHLLASKLRQSHRFSYWDSLIVAAALDAGCSALYSEDMQHGQIIDDRLTVINPLISP, encoded by the coding sequence ATGCCCGCTAGGCTATTCGTTGACACCAATATCTGGCTCTATGCGTTGGTTGCCGACGATGGAAACCTCAAGCATCGGCTTGCCGCAGAGTTCGTCCTCGGTCTGACGCGGCCATTGGTGAACTCCCAGGTGATTCGCGAAGCGAGCAGCAATCTGCTCAAAAAGGCCGGCATCGAGGAACCGCGACTGCGTGCCATCGTTGGCGACTGGTATCGCGACTGCGAGATTCACCCCTCCAATGCGACGCAACACCTGTTGGCCTCCAAGTTACGGCAAAGCCACAGGTTCAGCTATTGGGACAGTCTGATTGTGGCAGCCGCGCTTGATGCCGGTTGCTCGGCGCTTTACAGCGAAGACATGCAGCACGGGCAAATCATCGACGACCGCTTGACTGTCATCAATCCATTGATCAGCCCTTGA
- a CDS encoding DUF2281 domain-containing protein, whose amino-acid sequence MEQAELLETLEQLPVAKQAEVLDFARFLVERARKDSVAPKTLRESSLAQWINQPLNVKDFQPLTREEANAR is encoded by the coding sequence ATGGAACAAGCTGAATTGCTGGAAACCTTGGAACAACTGCCGGTGGCAAAACAGGCCGAAGTGCTCGATTTCGCAAGGTTTCTTGTCGAACGCGCGCGGAAGGATTCGGTCGCGCCCAAAACCCTGCGGGAGTCTTCCCTGGCGCAATGGATCAATCAGCCGCTGAACGTCAAGGATTTTCAGCCGCTGACACGGGAAGAGGCCAATGCCCGCTAG
- a CDS encoding type IIL restriction-modification enzyme MmeI — protein sequence MNWIVCGNALRLDWLSICPPVGTGVKLKADDLFETPLDQADEAAQKLAETPHRFREQITAKERVLVIPRVSSENRPYLPVGLLEPASVIQEKAFALYDAPLWNMALIASRLHWVWIGTVCVRMRTDFSYSNTLGWNTFPVPFLTANNKTDLTRCAENILLAREAHFPATIADLYDPNKMPADLRAAHDDNDETLERIYIGRRFKNDTERLEKLFQMYTEMTSAEKTKPPATKKPKRAKS from the coding sequence ATGAATTGGATTGTCTGTGGGAATGCGTTGCGGCTGGATTGGTTGAGTATTTGTCCGCCGGTGGGGACGGGGGTAAAGCTGAAGGCGGATGATTTGTTTGAGACGCCGTTGGATCAGGCGGATGAAGCAGCGCAAAAACTCGCTGAAACGCCTCACCGCTTCCGCGAGCAGATAACGGCCAAAGAACGTGTGTTGGTAATTCCGCGCGTTAGTTCCGAGAATCGGCCATATTTGCCTGTCGGCTTACTTGAACCTGCCAGCGTAATTCAAGAAAAAGCATTCGCCCTCTACGACGCCCCTCTCTGGAATATGGCGCTCATTGCCTCCCGTCTTCACTGGGTCTGGATCGGAACCGTCTGCGTGCGCATGAGAACCGATTTTTCCTACTCCAACACCCTCGGCTGGAACACATTCCCCGTCCCCTTCCTCACCGCAAACAACAAAACCGACCTCACCCGCTGCGCCGAGAACATCCTGCTCGCCCGCGAGGCGCACTTCCCGGCCACCATCGCCGACCTCTATGATCCCAACAAGATGCCCGCCGACCTGCGCGCCGCCCATGACGACAACGACGAAACGCTGGAGCGCATCTACATCGGCCGCCGCTTCAAGAACGACACCGAGCGGTTGGAAAAGCTGTTTCAGATGTACACCGAGATGACCAGTGCCGAAAAGACCAAACCGCCCGCGACCAAGAAGCCAAAAAGAGCCAAGTCATGA
- a CDS encoding type IIL restriction-modification enzyme MmeI: MNAVEIEEAISALAEQPFAAEEFPFAFLEAFGNKATTFLLFRRGYRHFLV; this comes from the coding sequence GTGAACGCCGTCGAAATTGAAGAAGCCATCTCCGCCCTGGCCGAGCAGCCGTTCGCGGCCGAGGAATTCCCCTTCGCCTTCCTGGAGGCGTTCGGCAACAAGGCCACCACCTTTCTGCTTTTTCGCCGAGGATACCGACATTTTCTCGTCTGA
- a CDS encoding TfuA-like protein → MDRTVVFLGPSLARASAEAILAADYQPPARRGDIYRAVRAGTRCIVLIDGEFHGSPSVWPREILDALDAGVPVYGASSMGALRAAELHPFGMLGVGRIFHWYREGIIEADDEVALIHGPAELGWPALSEPLVNVRATLEDAGPVFTPAETERVLATARGLYFPERTRAALLASLMATGADATLGARLNEHWVDQKRLDAEQALLTVAAGVADPPGLARKPHPDWARARLAFELGLDSSSALSAEQVARAHGLDPSRLPEFFRILSARFFEQRAAAEGDADLAAWIRRQGIRRAGLDERALRDWVIAAGPPHFGYASWHFETALDLHLRGISP, encoded by the coding sequence GTGGATCGGACGGTGGTGTTTCTTGGGCCGAGCCTGGCACGCGCCAGCGCCGAGGCCATTCTGGCAGCGGATTATCAGCCCCCGGCGCGGCGTGGTGACATCTACCGCGCGGTGCGCGCCGGGACGCGGTGCATTGTGTTGATTGATGGCGAGTTCCACGGCAGCCCCTCGGTCTGGCCGCGCGAAATCCTGGATGCGCTCGATGCTGGTGTCCCCGTGTATGGTGCTTCCAGCATGGGTGCCTTGCGCGCGGCGGAACTGCATCCCTTCGGCATGCTGGGTGTGGGCCGGATTTTCCACTGGTACCGCGAGGGGATCATCGAGGCCGACGACGAGGTCGCGCTCATCCACGGCCCGGCCGAATTGGGCTGGCCGGCTTTGTCCGAGCCGCTGGTCAATGTGCGCGCCACCCTGGAAGACGCCGGCCCGGTCTTCACCCCGGCCGAGACCGAGCGCGTGTTGGCGACGGCGCGCGGCCTTTACTTCCCCGAGCGCACCCGCGCGGCGCTGCTGGCGTCGCTGATGGCGACAGGGGCGGATGCCACGCTCGGCGCGCGCCTCAATGAACACTGGGTCGACCAGAAACGCCTGGACGCCGAGCAGGCGCTGCTGACTGTGGCAGCGGGCGTTGCCGACCCGCCCGGCCTGGCGCGCAAGCCTCATCCCGACTGGGCGCGGGCGCGGCTGGCGTTCGAGTTGGGTCTGGACTCGTCCAGCGCGCTGAGCGCCGAGCAGGTCGCGCGCGCGCACGGGCTTGATCCGTCGCGCTTGCCAGAATTTTTTCGCATTCTGTCCGCCCGTTTTTTCGAGCAGCGCGCCGCCGCCGAGGGCGATGCCGACCTCGCGGCCTGGATTCGCCGCCAGGGCATCCGCCGCGCCGGTCTTGACGAGCGTGCGTTGCGCGACTGGGTGATCGCCGCCGGACCGCCGCATTTCGGCTATGCCAGTTGGCATTTCGAGACGGCTCTGGATTTGCATCTACGCGGAATTTCGCCATGA
- a CDS encoding YcaO-like family protein yields the protein MIALALGYADGTHRLVPPEVTLARVAPHLKRIGVTRVAEITGLDRLGIPTFCAVRPYGRLIQVTNGKGLSDIAARVSAIMEAVEHAHVEQRPPCACFASMAELTAQGVPFLPVQALPIYVPGRHLSDHRRLAWIDSRFLLADASVGERILLPACAVYLTEPMLAPLSTNGMASGNHLVEASLHALFEVIERDAIMRLARGGLRLPDNESRLVDLSRPLPAPVAALRDLLAAAGVELALIRVASPPPTTTMWAVILDPAAPHACSRINMGHGAHLSPTVAATRAITEAAQSRLTFIHAAREDLDAQSYRLTPAHERLVAFFTQRQGDLPWDDLADHATDDLGLDLALVCRGLAAAGYDRVLRVDLTRPELGIPVVKMIVPGLAGSGIPPAGIGG from the coding sequence ATGATCGCGCTGGCCCTGGGCTATGCGGATGGCACGCATCGACTGGTTCCGCCAGAGGTGACGCTCGCCCGGGTCGCGCCGCACCTTAAGCGGATTGGGGTCACGCGGGTGGCGGAGATCACCGGTCTTGATCGTCTCGGCATTCCCACCTTCTGCGCCGTGCGACCCTACGGACGCCTGATCCAGGTCACCAACGGCAAAGGCCTAAGTGACATCGCCGCGCGGGTTTCGGCGATCATGGAAGCCGTCGAGCACGCCCATGTCGAGCAGAGGCCTCCGTGCGCGTGCTTCGCCTCCATGGCCGAATTGACCGCGCAAGGCGTGCCCTTTCTCCCCGTTCAGGCCTTGCCGATTTATGTCCCCGGACGGCACCTGAGCGACCACCGGCGGCTGGCGTGGATTGACTCGCGGTTCCTTCTCGCCGATGCCAGCGTGGGCGAGCGCATCCTGCTGCCGGCCTGTGCGGTCTATCTCACCGAGCCGATGCTGGCGCCGCTGTCAACCAATGGCATGGCCTCGGGCAATCACCTGGTCGAGGCCAGCTTGCACGCGCTGTTCGAGGTCATTGAGCGGGATGCCATCATGCGCCTGGCACGGGGCGGGCTGCGCCTGCCGGATAATGAGTCCCGGCTGGTCGATCTGTCACGGCCACTGCCCGCTCCGGTCGCGGCGCTGCGTGACCTGCTTGCCGCCGCCGGGGTGGAGTTGGCATTGATCCGGGTTGCCTCGCCACCGCCGACAACCACCATGTGGGCGGTGATTCTCGATCCGGCCGCGCCCCACGCCTGTTCGCGCATCAACATGGGCCATGGCGCCCATCTCAGCCCGACGGTCGCCGCCACCCGCGCCATCACCGAGGCGGCGCAATCGCGTCTGACCTTCATCCATGCCGCGCGCGAGGATCTCGATGCCCAGTCCTACCGGCTGACCCCGGCGCACGAGCGCTTGGTGGCATTCTTCACCCAGCGTCAGGGCGATCTGCCCTGGGATGATTTGGCCGATCACGCCACTGATGACCTGGGCCTTGACCTGGCATTGGTGTGCCGGGGACTGGCGGCGGCCGGTTATGATCGGGTGCTGCGGGTCGATCTGACCCGCCCCGAACTTGGTATTCCGGTGGTGAAGATGATCGTGCCGGGGCTGGCCGGCTCGGGGATCCCCCCCGCTGGCATCGGTGGTTGA